The Alphaproteobacteria bacterium DNA window TGTCATTCGCCGATCGCAGCGCCGCCGCGCGTCACATCGAGTGCGATACGCTGCTGCTGCACCAGGGCGTGGTGCCCAACGCCAACCTCGCGATGTCGATCGGCTGTGCCCATCGCTGGGACGACGCGCAGCTCTGCTTCGTGCCGATGCTCGATGCCTGGGGTCACAGCAGCGCCGATGGCGTGTCGATCGCCGGCGACGGCGCGGGCATCGCCGGTGCGGAGGCCGCGGCCGAGCGCGGCCGGCTGGCGGCGCTCGACGCGGCATGCCGGCTGGGCCGGATCGATGAGCCGACGCGTGAGCGCGAGGCCGCCGCACCGCGGCGTGCCCTGGCGAGATTCGGCCGCGGCCGCGCCTTCCTCGACCGCGCCTTCCGGCCGATCGAGGCGCATCGCATTCCCGCCGGCGACACCATCGCCTGCCGCTGCGAGGAGGTGAGCGCAGCGCAGATCGTCGAGGCGGTGCGCGTCGGCGCGACCGGCCCCAACCAGCTCAAGGCCTATCTGCGCTGCGGCATGGGCCCGTGCCAGGGACGCCTCTGCGGCCTGACCGTCACCGAGCTGATCGCCCAGGCGCGCGGCAAGACGCCGGCCGAGATCGGCCACTACCGCCTGCGGCCGCCGGTCAAGCCGATCACCGTCGCCGAGCTCGCCTCGCTGCCGCGCAGCGAGGCCGAGGCCAACGCGGTGGCGCGGCAATGACGCTTCGGTCCTGAGCGAAGCATCGCCGGCGCAGCTTCCTCCACAAGATCCCCATGTCGAGCACAGTCAGTACCGGCGCGCCGACGCGCCTGCAGGTGTCCCTGTTCATCGCCGGCCTCGTCGCCATCGCCACGCTCAGCCAGTCCTTCCGCGTGCTGCTCAACACCGTGGCGCCCGACGTCATGCGCGATCTCGGCATGTCGGCGGCGGTCTATGGCGTGGCGGTCAGCGTCTTCTTCCTTTCGCTGCTGGTGGCGCAGGTGCCGCTGGGCATCGCCTTCGACCGCTATGGCGTGCGCGGCCCGATCGCCGCGCTCACGGTGCTCACCGTGCTGGGCGCCGTCGGCCAGGCGCTGGCGCGCACGCCGGCCGAGATGATCGCCGCGCGCCTGGTCGTCGGCCTGGGCTGCTCCGGCTACTTCATGGCCGGCGCCGTGCTGTGCGGCGTGTGGTTCGCGCCGGCGCAGTTCGCCACCATGCTGGCGCGCGTCTTCGCGCTGGGCGGGCTCGGCACGCTGCTCGCCGGCACGCCACTGGCCATCCTCGCCGAGTGGCTGGGCTGGCGCGGCGCCTTCGGCGCCATGGCGGGGCTGGCCGTCGCCACCGGCCTGCTGTTCTGGTTCACCGTGCACGACACGCCGCCCGGCGCGCCGCGACGGCGGCCCTCGACCGGCTCGTTCATCGACATGCTGCGCGGCATCGGCCGCATCCTGCGCCTGCCGCGCATGCCGATGCTGATGGCGATGCACTTCTCCGCCTATGCCTCGATGCTGGCGATCATGGGCGCGTGGAGCGGTCCCTACCTCGCCGACGTGCACGGCATGGACGCGCTGGCGCGCGGTCACGTGGTGACAGCCATGGCGATCGCCCAGATCGTCGGGGTCAGCCTCTACGGTCCGCTCGATCGCGTCTTCAACACGCGCAAGGGCGTGGTGATCGCCGGCGTCGCGCTGACCCTGGCGCCGTTCCTGGCGCTGGTGCTCGTCCCGCTGCCGGCCACGTGGCTGGCCGTGAGCCTGCTGGTCGCGCTGTGCTTCTTCGCCGCCTACTCGGTGCAGATCGTGGCCCATGGCCGCGCGATGTACCCGCCCGACCTCGTCGGCCGCGGCGTCACCACGCTGAACATCGCCCAGGTCGGCGGCAGCATGGCCCTGCCGCTGCTCGCCGGCGCGGTGATCAGCCAGCTCGCCCAGGGCGGACCGCGCAGCGACTTCGTCTATCGCATGGGCTTCGGCGCGGTGGCCGCCGTGCTGCTGGTCTCGGCACTGTGCTACCTCGCCGTGCCCGACCGGCGCCCGCGCGGCTGAGCGCGGCGCGATGATTGCAGATCCGATGAGAAAATATGCCGCATTCGATTGAGGTCGGCTCGCAAGCCGCTTTTGCAAAAGCAAAAAGCGCCCTCACCTCATGTGCCTTCTTCGCCCCGGCCCGGCCCCCATCGGGCGGTTTGACGGCATGGGTCTTGCCCAGCTAACCCCCTGACGCTACACACGCTTCGGCCGTCGCACAGGCGACGGGCCCGGGGGACGTCAATGGCCGTGAAGAAAGGCAAGACCGCAGCAAGAAAGTCGCCGCCCAGGAAGGCCGTCAGCAAGCCGGCAACGAAGAAGGCCGTCACGAAGGCCGCGAGCAGGGCTGCGGGCAAGGCGTCGAAAGCCAGCGCATCGGCGGGTGCGCGCGACACGGCGCGGCTGCTGCTGGAGATCGAGGCGGTCCATTGCCGGGCCGACAAGCCCTTCATCTTCACCTCGGGCCGCGCCAGCCCGGTCTACATCGACTGCCGCAAGATCATTTCGTTCCCCGAGGCGCGGGCGAAGATCATGGCGCATGCCCACAAGCTGATCGGCGACACGATCGGCTGGTCGAAGATCGACGTCGTCGCCGGCGGCGAGACGGCGGGCATCCCGTTCTCGGCCTTCATCGCCCAGACGGCGAAGAAGCCGATGATCTACGTGCGCAAGCAGCCCAAGGGCTTCGGCCGCATGGCTCAGATCGAGGGCGAGCTGAAGCCCGGCCAGCGCGTGCTGCTGGTCGAGGATCTCGCCACCGACGGCGGCAGCAAGGTCAATTTCATCGAGGCGCTGCGCAAGGCCGACGCCAAGGTCACCGACTGCTTCGTGATCTTCCACTACGGCATCTTTGCCCAGAGCATCGACACGCTCTCGCTGATGGGCGTGAAGCTGCATGCGCTCGCCACCTGGTGGGATGTGCTCGACGCGGCCGAACGTCACAAGTACTTCGACGCCCAGGGCCTGGCCGAGACCCGCGCCTTCCTCGAATCGCCGGATGGATGGTCGGCCACCCATGGCGGCGCCGGCCAACGGCCCAACCAGATGCGCCCGCCGATGGGCGCCATGGCCCAACCGCCGGCGCGCTGAAGCGGCAACCCGTCCCGCGACCTGCCGTTCTGGAGGAGACCCCGAACGGCAGGAGTTGCGTCATGGGCAACAAGCACGTCCCCATCTCGAACAGGAACGAAGGCGAGGGCAGCCGCAGCGCCGCGCGCGCCTACAATGCTGGCCTCAAGGAGCACATCGATTCCGGCAAGGTGAAGCCCGCCGCCGAGAAGGCGAAGAAGGCCGTCGAATCACCGGAGAATGCCGAATTGCGCGATGCCGAGAAGACCGGCCTCGCCAAGGGCCGCCACTGAGGCGCACCGTCGGAGGCCAATACCTTCCCCCGGAGGGCAGGGCGATCGCATATGGTTTGGCCTTGTGCCCCCCTCTCCCCGCTTGCGGGGAGAGGGTTGGGGTGAGGGGCTGCCGCAAGTGGCGCACCACGACTGTGCTCAACCTGAAACGACCCCTCACCCCGACCCTCTCCCCGCATGCGGGGAGAGGGGGAAACGCCATATGCGATCGCCCTGCCCTCCGGGGGAAGGTAACGTTCATTTCGTGCCCCTCAGCTGGCGGCGCAGGGTTTCGGTGTCGCCCAGCACCCAGATCGTCGCGATCTGTCCGTGCTTGACGGTGAAGAAGGCCGCGCCGGTCCAGGTCACCGTGTGGCCGGTCGGCTTCTCGCCCCACAGCGATTCGCAATGCAGCCCGCCGAAGGTCATGCGCGCGGCGGCGCTGTCGGCGTCGGCCACCAGATGGTCGATGCGGCAATGGTAGTCGGCGAAGGCGCGATGGATCTTGCGCATGTAGTCGATGAAGCCTTCGGCGCCCGCGCGTTCCTCGCCGATCGAGCCGCGGAACGACAGGTCGGCGGCGAGGATCTCGCGCGCCACCGCCTCGTCGGCGTGGTTCCAGACCTCGTCGTAGAAGCGCCGCACCAGTTGCGCACCCAGCGGTTCCGCCATCCTCCGCTCCCTTGCCTGGACATGGGCGCCGGTGCGACGCTTGGCACGCCGTTCCCGTCCGCGAGGCCGTCCTGATGCTCACCAGATCGATCGCGCTCGTCCTCGCCCTGCTCGCCAGCCTCGCCCCGTTCGCCCGGCCGGCGCAAGCCAAGGACGAGCTGGTGATCGGGCTGACCCAGTATCCCTCGACCTGGAACCCGCTGATCGGCGCCATGCTGGCCAAATCGGTGGTGCAGAACATGACGGCGCGGCCCTTCACGGCCTACGACCCGGACTGGAAGCTGGTCTGTCTGCTGTGCACCGAGCTGCCGACCCTGGACAACGGCAAGGCGCGCCTGGTCGACCTGCCCGAGGGCAGGAAGGGCATGGAGATCGACTTCACCATCCGGCCCGAGGCCAGATGGGGCGACGGCACGCCGGTCAGCGTCAAGGACGTCGAGTTCACCATCGCGTTCGGCAAGCACCCGCAATCCGGCGTCGCCTCCTCGGAAGGCTATCGCCGCATCCTCAAGGTCGCGGCGCACGACGAGAAGTCGTTCACCCTGACGATCGATCGCGTCACCTTCGACTACAACTCGACCGGCCTGCTGCTGCTGCCGGCGCATATCGAGAAGCCGATCTTCGAGGCCAACCCGCTCGAGTACCGCAACCGCAACAGCTACGACACCAACACCGCCAATCCCGGCCTGTACAGCGGCCCCTACCGCATCGTCTCGGCGCAACCGGGGGCGCAGGTCGTGCTGGAGCGCAACCCCACCTGGTGGGGCGCCAGGCCGTTCTTCCGCCGCATCGTCGTGCGCACCATCGAGAACAGCGCCGCGCTGGAAGCCAACCTGCTGTCGGGCAGCGTCGACTACATCCTGGGCGAGCTCGGCCTGTCGATCGACCAGGCGATCGCCTTCGAGAAGCGCCACAAGGACCGCTTCGTCGTCCACTACCAGCCGGCGCTGATCTACGAGCATATCGACGTCAACCTCGACAACCCGATCCTCAAGGATCTCAAGGTGCGCCAGGCGCTGATGCACGGCATGGACCGCCAGGCGATCTCGAGCCGGCTGTTCGAGGGCAAGCAGCCGGTGGCGCATGGCGGCTTGAGCCCGCTCGATCCGATGTACGACAAGCAGGCGCGCCACTACGCCTACGATCCGGCGAAAGCGCGCGCGCTGCTCGACGAGGCGGGCTGGCGCGACATCAAGGGCGGCGTCCGCCACAACGCCAAAGGAGAGCGGCTGACCTTCGAGCTGGTGACCACCGCCGGCAACCGCACGCGCGAGCAGGTGCAGCAGGTGCTGCAGAGCCAGTGGCGCCAGATCGGCATCGATCTGCGGCTGAAGGCCGAGCCGCCGCGCGTCTTCTCCTCGGAGTCGCTCAACAAGCGCGGCTTCAGCGGGCTCGCGATGTACGCCTGGGTGACGCGGCCGGAGGGCGTGCCGCGCACCACGCTGCACTCCAACGAGATCCCGACCGCGGCCAACAACTGGAGCGGCCAGAACCATCCCGGCTACAGGAACCCCGCCATGGACCGCGCGCTCGATGCCGCCGAGCGCGAGATCGATCCGCAGAAGCGCCGCGCCCACTTCGCGGAGATCCAGAGGCTCTACGCCGACGACCTGCCGGTGCTGCCGCTCTACCACCGCGCCGATGCCTTCATCTTCCCGCGGCAGCTCAAGGGCGTCCGCCCGACCGGCCATCTCAATTCCTCGACCCTTTGGGTCGAGCAGTGGCGCTGGGAATAGGCGGCACAACATTCCCCTTCAATGCTTTGTGCTCCTGTCTATGATCCGCGCATGTCCTTCGAGCCCGTCGAGCTGACCGGCCGCTACGTGCGGCTCGAGCCGCTCGCCGAACGCCATCGCGAGATGCTGCGTCCGGCGGCGCAGAACCCGCGCATCTGGGTGCTGACCACCTCGGCCTTCGGCGCCGCCTTCGATCCCTATTTCGACAACGCGCTGAACCGCGCCGCTTCGGGCATCGAGCGACCGTTCGTCGTGCGCCTGCTGGAGGAGGACCGGCTGGTAGGCAGCACGCGCTTCATGAACATCGAGGCGGCGCACAAGCGGGTGGAAATCGGCGCGACCTGGTACGACCCCACCGTCTGGGCCGGCATGGTCAACCCCGAGTGCAAGCTGCTGCTGATGCGGCACGTCTTCGAGACGCTGAGATGGAACCGTGTCGAGTACAAGACCGACGCGCGCAACCAGCGCAGCCGCGACGCCATCCTGCGCCTGGGCGCGACCCAGGAAGGCATCTTCCGCAAGCACATGGTGCTGGCCGACGGCCACATCAGGGATTCGGTCTATTTCAGCATCGTCGACGACGAGTGGCCCGAAGTGAGGGACGGGCTGGAGCGGCGGCTGAAGTATTGACGAACGTTACCTTCCCCCGGAGGGGGAAGGTGCCCGAAGGGCGGAAGGGGGATGTTGAAGACGGACTCCTGCGTTCGTCTTCGACATCCCCCTTCCGGCGCTGCGCGCCACCTTCCCCCTCCGGGGGAAGGTAAGAAGACCTGTCGCTGTGTATACTGCCGGCATGACGCGCTACCTGCTCGGCAGGCTTCTGCAGATGCTGCTGGTCCTGCTCGCCATGAGCGCGATCGTCTTCGGGCTGATCGGGCTCATGCCGGGCGATCCGATCGACCTGATGATCCAGGGCGATCCCGAGATGACGCCGGCCGACGCCGCGCGCCTGCGCGGGCTGTACGGCCTCGACCAGCCGATCTGGGCGCGCTACCTGAGCTGGCTGGGCGAGGCGCTGTCGGGCCGGCTCGGCTATTCGCGCCTGTTCACCCAGCCGGTGCTGGCGGTGCTCGCCCCGCGCCTGCTCGACACGCTGCTGCTGATGGGGCTGGCGCTGTCGATCTCGGTGGCGATCGCGATTCCCGCCGGGCTGTGGGTGGCGCGCCGCGCGCAGAGCGGCGTCGACTACGTCGTCAACCTGCTGTGCTTCGCCGGCGTCTCGCTGCCCAGCTTCTGGCTGGCGCTGCTGATGATCACGCTGTTCGCCGTGGTGCTGGGCTGGCTGCCGGCCGGCGGCGTCGGCGAGGGCCCATGGCAGCAGGCGCGCCATCTGGTGATGCCGGTCATCGTGCTGAGCCTGACCCAGCTCGGCCATCACATCCGCTTCGTGCGCGCCGCCGCGATCAACGCGCTGCGCGCCGACCACGTGCGCACCGCGCGGTCGAAGGGCCTGAGCGAAGGCCAGGTGATGTGGCGCCACGTGCTGCGCAACGCCATGGCGCCGGTGCTGACGGTGCTGGCGCTGTCCTTCGGCAGCCTGTTCTCCGGCGCGGTGATCACCGAGACCATGTTCGCGCGGCCCGGCATGGGCAAGACGATCTACGACGCGATCCTCGGCAACGACTTCAACCTGGCGCTGGTCGGCCTGATGCTGGCGACCTTCGCCACCCTGCTGGGCAACTTCCTCGCCGATCTCGGCTACGCCGCGCTCGATCCGCGCGTGCGCCTGCGCGAGGCCCCATGAGAACGCAGGGCGATTGGATAGGGCCGTTTTGCCTCGGCTTTGCCTTCCCCCGGAGGGGGAAGGTGGCGCGCAGCGACGGAAGGGGGATGCTTCAACGACGCCGGTGTCCGTCTTCGACATCCCCCTTCCGCCCTTCGGGCACCTTCCCCCTCCGGGGGAAGGTAGACCTGAACGCCATATGCCATCGCCCCGCATGAGACCGGGATCGTGAGAGCGGGCTCGCCCACCCGGCGCGCCTGGCGCCGCTTCCTGCAGCATCGCCTGGGCGTCGCCTCGCTGGTCCTGCTGGTGCTGATCTTCGGCATGTCGCTGTTGGCGCCGCTGCTGGGCGCCTGGCGCGGCATCGACGCCACCAACGCCGACCTGCTGGCGCGCTTCGAGCCGCCCGGCGCCCGCCACTGGCTGGGCACCGACGATCTGGGGCGCGACGTGCTGCAGCGCCTGCTCGAGGGCGGCCGGGTGTCGATGCTGGTCGCCCTCGTCGCCGCGGTGCTGTCGGCGGCGATCGGCGCGGTGATCGGCGTGGTCTCGGGCTTCGTCGGCGGCCGTACCGATGCGATCATCATGCGCATCACCGACATGGTGATCGCGCTGCCGCTGCTGCCGCTGCTGATCGTGCTGGCGGCCATCGACGTCACCAAGCTCGGCGTCCCGGCCGAGACGGCCCAGTCCGAGATGATGTCGCTCTACCGCATCGTCGTCATCGTCGCGCTCACCGGCTGGACCGGCGTGGCGCGGTTGGTGCGCGCCGAGACGCTGTCGTTGAAGGCGCGCGATTTCGTGCGCGCCGCGCGCGCGCTGGGCGCCTCGCCGAGCCGGCAGATGTTCCGTCACATCCTGCCCAACACCGCGGCCTCGCTGATCGTCGCCACGACGCTCTCGATCGGCAGCATCGTGCTGATGGAATCGGTGCTGAGCTTCCTTGGCCTGGGCATCCAGGCGCCGCATGCCAGCTGGGGCAACATGCTCACCGGCGCGCAGGACCTGGTATGGACCGCGCCGCTGCTGGCGGTCTGGCCCGGCCTGGCCATCTTCCTCACGGTGATCGCCTTCAACTTCCTGGGCGATGCCCTGCAGGACGCCCTCGACCCGCGCGCCGAGCGGCGCTAACACACTGTCGTCCTGAGCGAAGCGAAGGACCTAGCGGTATTGCTGCCATATGCGGCCAGCGTACCGCTCGCACGACCGCAAGGTCCTTCGCTTCGCTCAGGACGACGGCAGCACTAACCAGGTCCTCCTCCCATGAGACGGTTCATCGTCGGTCTGCTGGCCATCATCGGCTTCATCACCATCCTCGGCGTCGGCGGCCTCGTGTTGCTGGGCAGCGTCATGGGCGATTCGCGCCCGGCGATCAGCGATCGCACGGTGCTGAAGCTCGACTGGCGCCGGCTGCCGGGCGAGGAAGGCGCCGGCGGCGGCGGGCTCTTCGGCCCGCGCGGCGCGACGCTTGCCCAGACGGTCGACGCGCTGCGCCATGCCGCGGCCGACCAGCGCGTCATCGGCCTGGTCGCCACATTGAGCGGCGGCGGCCCGGGCATCGCCTCGGTGCAGGAGCTGCGCGAGGCGATCGCCTTCTTCCGCGCCGCCGGCAAGTTCGCGATCGTCTACACCGAGAGCTTCGATACCGGCCCGGGCGGCCTGCGCAACTGGTACCTCGCCAGCGCCTTCGAGCAGATCTGGCTGCAGCCCTCCGGCGATTTCGGCGTCGTCGGCATCGCCGCCCAGGTGCCGTTCCTCAAGGACGGCCTCGACAGGCTCGGCGTGCGCTTCGAGGGCGGCAAGCGGCTGGAGTTCAAGTCGGCGCCCAACACCTTCCTCGAATCGGGCTTCACCACGGCGCACCGCGAGAACCTGCAGGCGCTGGTCGACGGCCTGTTCGGCCAGGTGATCGAGGACGTCGCGCGCAGCCGCAACCTGCCGGCCGATGAACTGCGCCGCCTGATCGACACCGCGCCACTGGCGCCGTCCGACGCGCTGTCGGCCAGGCTGGTCGACAAGCTCGGCTATCGCGACGAGGTGATGGCCGAAATCGAGCGCCGCGCCGGCCGCAAGGACGCGCTCTACGAGTTCGCCGACTATCTCGGGGATTCCGACGTGCGGGCGCGCCGCGGCGAGGCGATCGCCGTGGTGACGGTCGACGGCGCCATCGTGTCGACCGACGAAGGCGCCTCGCCGCTGACCGGCGGCCGGCTCGCCGTCGCCGACAGGCTGGCGCGCGCGATCGACGAGGCGGCCGGCGAGGCCGAGATCAAGGCCATCGTCGTGCGCATCGATTCGCCCGGCGGCTCCTACCCGGCGTCCGACACCATCCGCCGCGCCATCGAACGGGCCAGGCAGAAGGGCAAGCCGGTGGTCGTCTCCTTCGGCGACGTTGCCGCTTCGGGCGGCTATTTCGCCGCCCTGCCCGCCGACGTCATCGTCGCCCAGCGTGGCACCATCACCGGCTCGATCGGCGTCTTCGGGCTGAAGCCGGTGGTCGGCGACCTGCTCGATTCGCTGGGCATCAGAGTCGAGACCATCCATGCCGGCGCCAACGCGGCGATGAACTCGCCGACCAACGGCTACACGCCACTGCAGCAGGCCGCCGTCGACCGCGTGCTCGATCGCATCTATGCCGATTTCACCCGCAAGGTCGGCGACGCGCGCCGGCTCGACGCCACGCGGCTGGACGCCGCCGCGCGCGGCCGCGTCTTCACCGGTACCGACGCCAAGGCGGCGGGACTGGTCGACGAGCTGGGCGGCCTGACGCTCGCCATCGCCTTCGCCAAGGCCAAGGCCGGCATCGACGCGGCGCGCGAGACCCATGTGCGGCGCTACCCCGCTCCCAAGGGTCGCATCGAGCAGATCCTGGAGCTGCTCACCGGGCGGCGCGCCGAGATGGCCGCCCGCGGCGAGATGCGGCGCGTGACGACGGAGATCAGCCGCCGGCTGGGCGACCTGCCGCTGACATGGCAGGCCGAAGCCATGCGCCTGCCCCCGCTGCCACCGCTGTGGGATTGATCTCGGCCCACCTGTCATCCCGAGCACAGCGAGGGATCCAGGGAAGTTGACTGGATCCTCGCTGCGCTCGGGATGACAGGCTAACGGCGCCACGCGGCGATCAGGAACTCGCGGTTGCCGTCACCGCCCTCGATCGGGCTGTCGACGATGCCGCGCACCGACCAGCCCGGCCGGGCACCCAGCCAGTCGCGGATAGTCGAGCATGCCTCCTCATGCAGCACGGCGTCGCGCACGATGCCGCCCTTGCCGACGCGCGATGGCCCGACCTCGAATTGCGGCTTGATCAGCGCCACCAGATCGGCGCCTGGCGCGGCGAGCGCCAGCGCCGCCGGCAGCGCCACGCGCAGGCCGATGAAGCTGACATCGCAGACGATCAGCCCGACCGGCTCCGGCACATGCGTCGCATCGATCTCGCGCACGTTGAGCCGTTCCAGCGACACCACGCGTGGATCGTCCCGCAGGCTCGCGTCGAGCTGACCATGGCCGACATCGACGGCGTAGATCTTGCGCGCGCCACGGCGCAGCAGCACGTCGGTGAAGCCCCCGGTGGAGGCGCCGACATCCAGCGCCAGCCGTCCCGCCGCCGCGATGCCGAAATGGTCGAGCGCATGCGCGAGCTTGAGACCGCCGCGCGAGACATAGGGATGGACGCCAGCCACGAGGACGATCGCCTCGTCGTCGCCGACCATCTCGCTCGCCTTGCCCGCGGCCCGGCCGGCGACCGTGACCAGTCCGGCCTCGATGGCGCGATGTGCCTCGGCGCGCGAGCGCACCAGCCCGCGCGTGACGAGCGCGCGGTCGAGTCGTCGGCGCTGCCCTGCCATGTCGCCATGCTAGCATCGACGCCGACACGACATGGGAGGAGACGATGGCGACCAACCTGCTGGCCGGCGATGCCGCGCTGGTCACCGGCGCCGCCGGCGGCATCGGCCGCGGCATCGCCAGGGCGTTGATGGCCGATGGCGCGCGCGTGCTGGGCAGCGACATCAATCCGCCGCCGGCCGAGGACGGCATCGAGTTCGTCGCCGCCGATCTTGCCAGGCGCGACGGCTGGCGCTTGCTGCACGACGAGGCGGTGAAGCGGCTGGGCTCGATCTCGCTCTTCGTCCACGCCGCCAGCCCGCGGCGGCGCGAGGCCGACCATGCCATGGCGCTGACCGAGGAGGTCTGGGACTCGATGGTCGAGGTCAATCTGCGCAGCGGCTTCTTCCTCGGCCGCGCCGTCGCCGCCCACATGCGCGAGCGCGGGATCAAGGGCCGCATCCTCTACATCACCTCGCTGCACCGCTACGTGCCGCGCAATCTCGCCCACTACAGCGCCTCGAAGGCCGGCATGACCATGGTGATGAAGGAGCTGGCCCGCACGCTGGCGCGCGACGGCATCCGGGTGAACGCCATCGCGCCGGGCGCGATCCCCGGCGGCGGCTTCGTCTCCGACGATCTCGGCGCGCTGGTCTCGCAGATCCCGCTGGGCCGCGCCGGCACGCCCGACGACATCGCGCAGATGGCCGTGGCGGTGCTGTCGGAACGCTTCGGCCGCTACGTCGCCGGCACGACGATCGATGTCGATGGCGGCATCAGCCTGATCAGCTGGATGCCGCCGGCCTGACAGAGCCGAAGGCCGGCGACGCGACAGCGTCCGCCTCCGGCGGAATACCTGTTCCTTTCCCCTTCCTTTCCCTTCCCTTCCTTTCCCAACTGTGCCGGCACTGTGCCGGCACATCCTGCCGTGCGACGCGTGCCTCACGCGTCGGCCGACGCGGCCCATCGCCGTGTCGGGCGAGTCGACGATTGGGGTCTCGATCATCCCGAGTACAGCGAGGGATCTCGAAGCGACCTGGATCCCCCCGCTGCGCTCGGAATGACAGTGTGACTCAGCCGCGTGCGCGTTCCTCGCTGGCGACGCCCAGGGCGGCGAGCGCGGTGGCGACGATCGATTTGGCGTCGAGGCCGGCCCATTCGTACTGCCTGGCCGGCGCGGCGTGGTCGATGAAGCGGTCGGGCAGGATCATCGGCCGGATCTTCAGCCCGTGGTCGAGCGCGCCGGCCGTGGCGAGATGCTGCATCACCTGCGCCGCGAAGCCGCCGACCGCACCCTCCTCGATGGTGATCAGCACCTCGTGGTGGCGCGCCAGCCGGCGCACCAGGTCGGTGTCGAGCGGCTTGGCGAAGCGGGCGTCGGCCACCGTGGTCGGCAGGCCGCGCGCGGCCAGATCGTCCGCCGCCTTGAGGCATTCCTGCAGCCGCGCGCCGAAGCTCAGCAGCGCGATCTTGCTGCCCTCGCGCACGATGCGGCCCCTGCCGATCTCCAGCGGCGTACCCTTGGCCGGCAGATCGACGCCGACGCCCTCGCCGCGCGGATAGCGGAAGGCGGAGGGGCGATCGTCGATCGCCGCCGAGGTCGCCACCATGTGCATCAGCTCGAGCTCGT harbors:
- a CDS encoding MFS transporter; its protein translation is MSSTVSTGAPTRLQVSLFIAGLVAIATLSQSFRVLLNTVAPDVMRDLGMSAAVYGVAVSVFFLSLLVAQVPLGIAFDRYGVRGPIAALTVLTVLGAVGQALARTPAEMIAARLVVGLGCSGYFMAGAVLCGVWFAPAQFATMLARVFALGGLGTLLAGTPLAILAEWLGWRGAFGAMAGLAVATGLLFWFTVHDTPPGAPRRRPSTGSFIDMLRGIGRILRLPRMPMLMAMHFSAYASMLAIMGAWSGPYLADVHGMDALARGHVVTAMAIAQIVGVSLYGPLDRVFNTRKGVVIAGVALTLAPFLALVLVPLPATWLAVSLLVALCFFAAYSVQIVAHGRAMYPPDLVGRGVTTLNIAQVGGSMALPLLAGAVISQLAQGGPRSDFVYRMGFGAVAAVLLVSALCYLAVPDRRPRG
- a CDS encoding orotate phosphoribosyltransferase translates to MAVKKGKTAARKSPPRKAVSKPATKKAVTKAASRAAGKASKASASAGARDTARLLLEIEAVHCRADKPFIFTSGRASPVYIDCRKIISFPEARAKIMAHAHKLIGDTIGWSKIDVVAGGETAGIPFSAFIAQTAKKPMIYVRKQPKGFGRMAQIEGELKPGQRVLLVEDLATDGGSKVNFIEALRKADAKVTDCFVIFHYGIFAQSIDTLSLMGVKLHALATWWDVLDAAERHKYFDAQGLAETRAFLESPDGWSATHGGAGQRPNQMRPPMGAMAQPPAR
- a CDS encoding ester cyclase, giving the protein MAEPLGAQLVRRFYDEVWNHADEAVAREILAADLSFRGSIGEERAGAEGFIDYMRKIHRAFADYHCRIDHLVADADSAAARMTFGGLHCESLWGEKPTGHTVTWTGAAFFTVKHGQIATIWVLGDTETLRRQLRGTK
- a CDS encoding peptide ABC transporter substrate-binding protein, which gives rise to MLTRSIALVLALLASLAPFARPAQAKDELVIGLTQYPSTWNPLIGAMLAKSVVQNMTARPFTAYDPDWKLVCLLCTELPTLDNGKARLVDLPEGRKGMEIDFTIRPEARWGDGTPVSVKDVEFTIAFGKHPQSGVASSEGYRRILKVAAHDEKSFTLTIDRVTFDYNSTGLLLLPAHIEKPIFEANPLEYRNRNSYDTNTANPGLYSGPYRIVSAQPGAQVVLERNPTWWGARPFFRRIVVRTIENSAALEANLLSGSVDYILGELGLSIDQAIAFEKRHKDRFVVHYQPALIYEHIDVNLDNPILKDLKVRQALMHGMDRQAISSRLFEGKQPVAHGGLSPLDPMYDKQARHYAYDPAKARALLDEAGWRDIKGGVRHNAKGERLTFELVTTAGNRTREQVQQVLQSQWRQIGIDLRLKAEPPRVFSSESLNKRGFSGLAMYAWVTRPEGVPRTTLHSNEIPTAANNWSGQNHPGYRNPAMDRALDAAEREIDPQKRRAHFAEIQRLYADDLPVLPLYHRADAFIFPRQLKGVRPTGHLNSSTLWVEQWRWE
- a CDS encoding GNAT family N-acetyltransferase is translated as MSFEPVELTGRYVRLEPLAERHREMLRPAAQNPRIWVLTTSAFGAAFDPYFDNALNRAASGIERPFVVRLLEEDRLVGSTRFMNIEAAHKRVEIGATWYDPTVWAGMVNPECKLLLMRHVFETLRWNRVEYKTDARNQRSRDAILRLGATQEGIFRKHMVLADGHIRDSVYFSIVDDEWPEVRDGLERRLKY
- a CDS encoding ABC transporter permease, which gives rise to MTRYLLGRLLQMLLVLLAMSAIVFGLIGLMPGDPIDLMIQGDPEMTPADAARLRGLYGLDQPIWARYLSWLGEALSGRLGYSRLFTQPVLAVLAPRLLDTLLLMGLALSISVAIAIPAGLWVARRAQSGVDYVVNLLCFAGVSLPSFWLALLMITLFAVVLGWLPAGGVGEGPWQQARHLVMPVIVLSLTQLGHHIRFVRAAAINALRADHVRTARSKGLSEGQVMWRHVLRNAMAPVLTVLALSFGSLFSGAVITETMFARPGMGKTIYDAILGNDFNLALVGLMLATFATLLGNFLADLGYAALDPRVRLREAP
- the sppA gene encoding signal peptide peptidase SppA, translating into MRRFIVGLLAIIGFITILGVGGLVLLGSVMGDSRPAISDRTVLKLDWRRLPGEEGAGGGGLFGPRGATLAQTVDALRHAAADQRVIGLVATLSGGGPGIASVQELREAIAFFRAAGKFAIVYTESFDTGPGGLRNWYLASAFEQIWLQPSGDFGVVGIAAQVPFLKDGLDRLGVRFEGGKRLEFKSAPNTFLESGFTTAHRENLQALVDGLFGQVIEDVARSRNLPADELRRLIDTAPLAPSDALSARLVDKLGYRDEVMAEIERRAGRKDALYEFADYLGDSDVRARRGEAIAVVTVDGAIVSTDEGASPLTGGRLAVADRLARAIDEAAGEAEIKAIVVRIDSPGGSYPASDTIRRAIERARQKGKPVVVSFGDVAASGGYFAALPADVIVAQRGTITGSIGVFGLKPVVGDLLDSLGIRVETIHAGANAAMNSPTNGYTPLQQAAVDRVLDRIYADFTRKVGDARRLDATRLDAAARGRVFTGTDAKAAGLVDELGGLTLAIAFAKAKAGIDAARETHVRRYPAPKGRIEQILELLTGRRAEMAARGEMRRVTTEISRRLGDLPLTWQAEAMRLPPLPPLWD
- a CDS encoding TlyA family RNA methyltransferase, giving the protein MAGQRRRLDRALVTRGLVRSRAEAHRAIEAGLVTVAGRAAGKASEMVGDDEAIVLVAGVHPYVSRGGLKLAHALDHFGIAAAGRLALDVGASTGGFTDVLLRRGARKIYAVDVGHGQLDASLRDDPRVVSLERLNVREIDATHVPEPVGLIVCDVSFIGLRVALPAALALAAPGADLVALIKPQFEVGPSRVGKGGIVRDAVLHEEACSTIRDWLGARPGWSVRGIVDSPIEGGDGNREFLIAAWRR